TTCCTCCTGTCGGTCGACGACGTCCGCGCCTGGACGGCCGAGCACGGCCCGCTGCCCGACGGCGGCTGGCTGCTCTACCGCACCGGCTGGGACACGCGCAGCGCCGACCAGGCGGAGTTCCTCAACGCCGACGAGTCGGGCTCGCACTCCCCCGGCGTCTCGCCCGAGTGCGCGCGGTGGCTCGCCGAGGAAACCCCGATCACCGGGCTCGGCGTCGAAACCGTCGGCACCGACGCCGGCCAGGCACCCGGCCTCGAACCGATGTTCCCGTGCCACGAACTCCTGCTGGGCGCCGGGAAACACGGCCTGACGCAGCTGCGGAACCTCGCCACGCTGCCGCCGACCGGGACACTGCTGGTGGTCTCGCCGCTGCCGATCGTCGGCGGGTCCGGCAGCCCGGCCCGCGTACTGGCGCTGGTGGAGCGGTGAACGTCGCCGGACTCGTCGGCCGGACGCTGGCGGGCCTGGGCGCCGGGACGGCGTTCGGGGTGGTCGGCAGCGGCAACTTCGAGGTGACGAACGCGCTGCGCGCGGGCGGCGTCCGGTTCGTCGCCGCCCGCCACGAGGGCGGCGCGGCGAGCATGGCCGACGCCTACGCGCGGATGAGCGGCAAGGTGTCGGTGCTGTCGCTGCACCAGGGCTGCGGGCTGACCAACGCCGTCACCGGGATCACCGAGGCCGCCAAGAGCCGGACGCCGATGCTCGTGCTCGCCGCCGACTCGGCCGGCGCGTCGGTGCTGTCGAACTTCCGCATCGACCAGGACGGGCTGGCTACCGCGGTCGGCGCGGTGCCGGAGCGCGTGCACTCGGCCGCGAGCGCGGTCGCCGACACCGTGCGGGCCTTCCGGACCGCGCGGCAGCAGCGCCGCACGGTCGTGCTGAACCTGCCGCTCGACGTCCAGGCCCAGCCCGCGCCCGAGCCGCCGGACGCGCTGCCGGCGATCCCGGGACCGGCTCCCCTGCGGCCGGACGCGGCCGCGGTGGCCGAGCTGGCGGACCTCCTCGCGGCCGCCGAGCGGCCGGTGTTCGTCGCCGGCCGCGGCGCGCGAGGCAGCCGGGAACCGGTGCGGGACCTGGCTTCGCGCTGTGGTGCGCTGCTGGCGACGTCGGCCGTCGCGCACGGGCTCTTCCACGGCGACCCGTTCGCCCTCGGCATTTCGGGCGGGTTCGCGTCCCCGGCGGCCGCCGAGCTGATCGTCGGGGCCGATCTCGTAGTCGGCTGGGGCTGCGCGCTGAACATGTGGACCACCCGGCACGGGAAGCTGCTCAGCCCGCACGCGAAACTCGTCCAGGTCGACGTCGAGCAGAGCGCGCTGGGCGCGCACCGGCCGGTCGACCTCGGGGTCGTCGGCGACGTCGCGCGCACCGCCACCGACGTCCTGGCCGTGGCGAAGGAGCAGCAGGGCTATCGCACCGGTGAGGTGGCCGCCCGGATCGCGGCGGGCCGCTGGAACGACGTCGACCACGACGACCTCTCCCGGGGCGGCCGGATCGACCCGCGGACGCTGAGCAAGCTCCTGGACGAGCTGCTGCCCGCGGAGCGGATCGTCTCGATCGACTCCGGCAACTTCATGGGCTACCCGAGCGCTTACCTCTCGGTGCCCGACGAGCAGGGGTTCTGCTTCACGCAGGCGTTCCAGAGCATCGGGCTGGGCCTGGGCACGGCGATCGGCGCCGCGCTCGCCCGTCCGGACCGGCTGCCGGTGCTGGGCACCGGCGACGGCGGGTTCCACATGGCACTGTCCGAACTGGACACCGCGGTCCGGCTCGGCCTGCCGCTGGTGGTGGTCGTCTACAACGACGCCGCGTACGGCGCGGAGATCCACCACTTCGGCGACGCCGACATGACCACGGTCCGGTTCCCCGACTCCGACCTCGCCGCGATCGGCCGCGGCTTCGGCGCCGACGGCGTGACGGTGCGATCCGCCGAAGACCTCTTCGCGGTGCGCGACTGGCTCGCCGGACCGCGCAGCGGACCGCTGGTCATCGACGCGAAGATCGCCGACGACGGCGGGTCGTGGTGGCTCGCGGAGGCGTTCCGGCACTGACCCGGCCTTGACAGCGCCCCGGGCGGAGCTGGATGCTGACCGAGTTGTCTTACAGTCGTAAGACAGTGGGGGAAGTCGTCCGAGGAGCCGTCATGCGCATCTTCCGCACCGTCCTGGCCGTGCTCGCGGCCGCGACCCTGGTGGCCGCACCGGCCGACGCCGGTCAGCCGAGGCCACCGGACGCCGCGGGCGCTCTGCTCGCCGCGTTCGACACCCATTCGATCGTCGCGAAGTCCAGCCCGGACGTCGGGACGTTCCTGTTCGACCTCGTCCGCGACCCGCGCTTCCCGGGCCGCGTGGACGACATCGCCGTGGAGTGCGGGAACTCGCTGCTCCAGCCGCTGCTGGACGCCTACATCGCCGGGGGCGACGTACCCGACGTCAGCCGGGTCTGGCGGGACACGACCCAGCCGAGCTGCGGCTTTTCGACGTTCTACGAGCAGCTTTTCGCCTTGGTGCGGCAGGTCAACACGACGCTGCCGGCCGCGCGGAAGATCCGCGTGCTGGCGTGCGACCCGCCGATCGACTGGAGCCGCATCCACACGCCGGCGGACGTGGAACCGTTCCACGACCGCGACGCGTCGATCGTGTCCGTGGTGAAGACGCAGGTGCTGCAGAAGCACCGCAAGGCACTGATGCTGTTCGGCCTGGGTCACCTGACGCACAACGGCGGCAGCGGCGCGGTCGCACAGCTGGAGCGCGAGTACCCGGGCGCGGCGTACGTCGTGGCGGACCACCGCGGGTTCACGTCGGACAACGCGCGGCTCGAAAAGGGACTCGGCCCGTCGCCGTCCCTGACCCCGCTGACGGGGTCCTGGTTGGGCACCCTCGACACGACGTACTTCCCGACGAACCGCGACTACCCGCCGGGGACCAAGGGGTATCCGGGCGTCGACGCGTATCTGTACGAGGGCCCGGCCGAGCTCCTGCTGCGCGAACCGTTGTCCGCCCGGGCCATCCTCGACACGGACTACCTGAACGAGCTCCGGCGCCGCGCGACCGCCATCGACACACCACCGGGCGGGCTCGAGTGGCCGGAAACCTTCTTCGAGCGCGAGCGTGCCGCGGGGGTGCTGCTGCGCGGCTAGTCTCGCGCGTCTCAAGTTCGTTGACGGGCGGTGTGGGGCAGGATTTCGTCGGCGGTCTTGGTCCAGGTGAACGGGTGGCAGCGGGTGTTCCACCCCTCGATGAAGCCGCGGATCGCGGCGACGAGTTCTTCGACGTTGCCGAAGGATCCGCGGCGGATCGCTTGGCGGGTGATGATGCCGAAGAAGACTTCGACGAGGTTCAGCCAGGAGCCCGAGGTAGGCGTGAAGTGCAGCGTGATCCTCGGGTTCCTGGCCGGCCAGGCGTCGACCTCGGCGTGCTTGTCTAGCGTGGGGAATCGGCGCTCCCGCACCGAGCGGGAAGCAAGAACGGCAAGCGCCGATTTCCCACGCCCCGGCGGAGCCGTATCTTCAAAAGCCGCCCACCCGATGCACCACCCAAACATTGGGTTCAACGTAAACAGCGAAATCCCCCGCAGCGGAGACGAAAACCGGAGCAAGAGCCCCCGGGACAACGACAACACCATCCCGGTCGAAGGCCAACCCGGTCCACCGCCGCCACTCGGCCAACGGAGCCTGGACGGTCGCCGAGCAAGGCGCGACTGCCCCGATCCGGCCACCGGCGCGCACGTGGGTGCGCAGCCAGCGATCGGCGGGCAGGCCGTCCGCCCGTGTCTCGGCGGCGTAGTCGCGCATCGGCATCTCCGGGACCGCGGCCTTGCCAGGCGGCCGGACGGGGATCACGAGCGCCCCCAGCCCGGCGGCCGCGACGGCTTCGCGCATCGCCTCCAGCACCGTGCGGGAGTGGCCGCGGGACTGGTGGTCCGGGTGCACGGCGATCTCCAGCGCGCACGCGGTGTCCGGCGTGACGTCGTCGAGGGCGTCTTCCGCGGCCCACACGGCGACCTCGTCCCAGCCGCGGGCGGGGAGCGAGCCGCGGCCGCGGAACGGCACCATCACCCCGCGCGCGACCGGCCGCCCGCCGTCGAGCAGCGCGACGACCAGGTGCGGCCAGCGCCGCGCGACCCGGCGGCCGCGCACCAGCAGGCTCGGGAGACTGCCGGCCATGAACTCCGGGGAGTCCGGCGGGTACGGGATGGCGTAGGTCGCCTCGGCCAGGTCGGGACGCTGCGCGAGCGTCACGAGCACGTCAGGTCCCCCGTGCCCAGGACTCGAGGGCGATCAACGTCTTCGTGCCGGTCACCTGGTGGTGGCGGCGGATCTCGTCGATCGTCTTCTGCAGGTGGGCCATGTCGCGCACCCGCAGCCACACCAGCGCGTCCGGGTCGCCCGCGATCGTGAACACCGCCTGCGCCTCGGGCATCCGCGTGGTGGTGCGCAGGATCTCGGCGACCTTCGTGTTCCCGACGAACCGCAGCTCGGTGAACGCCTCGATCCCCCAGCCCAGCTTCGCGTGGTCGACCTGCACGGTGAACCCGGTGATCACGCCGGTCTCCCGCAGCCGGTCGATCCGGCGCTTGACCGCGGCCGTCGACAGCGTGACGCGGCCCGCGATGTCGGACAGCGTCCGGCGGGCGTCCTCGCGCAGCAGGCCGAGGATCTCGTGGTCGGTCGCGTCGAGGAGCTCTTCGGTCATGCGCCCGAGCGTAACCTCGCGCAAAAAACCGGACCAGTCGACGCGAATGCCTGCCGAAATTTGCGTGTGAGACCTTGATCCGACAGTGCCTGTTGCGTCAGGGTGACCCGCGCCGCACTGTGCCTCACAACACTGTGCTCCGAAGCACATCGACGCGAAGGAGGCCCGCGCCGTGGAGACGTTCACGCTGGACGACCGGTACCTGCGAGAGGCCGGGACCGTGCACCTGACCGGGGTGCAGGCCCTGGTCCGGCTGCTGTTCGACCGCGTCCGCCACGACCGCGCCCACGGTGGCGACCCCGCCGTGTTCGTCTCGGGCTACGAGGGCTCGCCGCTGGCCGGCTACGACCTCGAACTCGGGCGCCGCGCGAAGCTGCTGGAGAAGCACGACGTCGTGCACCGCCCGGGCCTCAACGAGGAGCTGGCCGCGACCTCGGTCATGGGCAGCCAGCTCGTCGCGGGCGCCGGTGGGCGGCGCGGCGTCACCGGGTTCTGGTACGGCAAGGCCCCCGGCCTCGACCGCGCCTCCGACGCCCTCCGCCACGCCAACCTGGCCGGCACCGACCCGCGCGGCGGCGCTGTCGCCCTGGTCGGCGACGACCCGAACGCGAAGTCCTCGACCGTGCCGTGCGCGTCCGAACTCGCCCTCGCCGACCTGGCGATCCCGATCCTCTACCCGGCCGACTCCCAGGACGTCCTCGACCTCGGCATGCACGCGGTCGAGCTGTCGCGCGCCGCCGGGGTGTGGACGTCGCTGAAGATCGTCGCCAACGTCGCCGACGCTTCGGGCACCGCCACCGTGGGTCCGCAGTGGACGGCACCCGAGATCGCGAAGGCCTACCGCCACACGCCGACGTCCCGCCTGCTCGGCACGAGCCTCGCCGAGCTGGAACGCAGCCTCTTCACCGTCCGGCTGCCGCTCGTGCTCGACTACCTGCGCGCGGCCGGCATCAACCGGATCACCGCGCGCGGGCCGGCCGACCGGATCGGCATCGTGTCCGCCGGCAAGTCCTACCTGGACCTCCAGCAGGCGCTGCGCGCACTGGGTCTCGACGCGGAGGCTCTGGCGAAGCACGGCATCCGCGTGCTCAAGCTCGGCGCGATCCACCCCCTCGAACCCGGCATCGTCCGCGAGTTCGCCGACGGGCTCGACGAGATCGTCGTCGTGGAAGAGAAGCGCTCCTTCGTCGAGACGGCGCTCAAGGAGATCCTCTACGGCGTCCCCGGCGCGCCCGCCATCACCGGCAAGAAGGACCGCGCCGGCCGGACGCTGTTCACCGAGCTCGGCGAGCTGGACCCGGACGCCGTCGCGACCGGCCTGGCCCGGCGGCTGCCCGCGGGCATCCCGTCGGTCGACGCCTGGCGCGGCCGCCGGCGCCGCGAGCGCATCTCCGTGCCGCTGCTCGCGCGGACCCCGTACTTCTGCTCGGGCTGCCCGCACAATTCGTCGACGAAGGTCCCCGAGGGGACGCTGGTCGGCGGCGGCATCGGCTGCCACACCATGGCGCTGTTCATGGAGCCCGACCAGGTCGGGACCGTCCTCGGCGTGACGCAGATGGGCGGCGAGGGCACCCAGTGGATCGGCATGGCGCCGTTCGTGGAGGCCGAGCACTTCGTCCAGAACATCGGCGACGGCACGTTCACCCACTCCGGCAGCCTCGCCGTGCGCGCGGCGGTCGCCGCCGGCGTGAACATCACCTACAAGCTGCTCTACAACTCCGCTGTCGCGATGACCGGCGGTCAGGACGCCGTCGGCGGGCTGCCGGTGGAGAAGGTCGCCGAGCTGCTGCTCGTCGAAGGCGTGAAACGGGTCGTGATCACCAGTGACGCGCCCGCACGGCTGCGGCGCCGGAAGCTGCCCGCCGGGGTCGAGGTCCGCGACCGCACCGAACTCCTTGCCACGCAAGAAGAACTGGCCGGCATCAAGGGCGTCACCGTGCTGATCCACGAGCAGGAGTGCGCGGCCGAGAAGCGGCGGAAGCGCCGTCGCGGCAAGCAGGAGACGCCTGCGACGCGGGTCGTGATCAACGAGCGCGTCTGCGAAGGCTGCGGCGACTGCGGCACCAAGTCGAACTGCCTGTCGGTGCAGCCGGTGGCCACCGAGTTCGGCCGCAAGACCGCGATCCACCAGTCGTCGTGCAACGTCGACTACTCCTGCCTGGCCGGGGACTGCCCGTCGTTCGTCACCGTCGTGCCGACCGGGAAGAAGCAGCGGCGGAAGCTCGGCGAGCTGGCCGCGGACGCGGTGCCCGCTCCCCCGGCCGCGGCGAAGGACTTCACCGTGCGGATCACCGGGATCGGCGGCACCGGCGTGGTCACCGTGACCCAGATCCTCGCCACCGCCGCGGTGCTCGACGGGCGGCACGTCCGCACGCTCGACCAGACCGGGCTGGCCCAGAAGGGCGGCGCGGTGGTGTCCGACCTGAAGGTGACGGCGGAGCCGGTCGAGCAGGCCCCGAAGCTGGCCGCCGGCGAGTGCGACCTGTACCTGGCGTGCGACGCGCTGGTCGGGGCGGACGCGGCGAACCTGGCCGTGGCCGACGCCTCCCGGACCACCGCGGTCGTCTCGACCACCGAGGTGCCGACCGGCCGGATGGTCGTCGACACGACGGTGGCTTTCCCCAGCCCCGGCAGCGTCCTCGCGCCGCTGGAAGCCGCCGCGGCGCGCACGGTGTCCCTGGACGCGCGCGGCCTGGCCGAGGAGCTGTTCGACGACGACCAGTTCGCGAACGTGCTGCAGCTCGGCGCGGCTTTCCAGACCGGCGCGATCGGCCTGCCCGCCGAGGTGATCGAGCGCGCGATCGAGCTGAACGGCACCGCGGTGGCCGCGAACCTGCAGGCCTTCCGCCGCGGCCGTCAGCTGGTCGCCGACCTGGGCGCGCTCACGACGTCGCCCGCTCCCGCGCGGCCGGTCGCGCAGCCCGCCGCGCGGGAGCTGGTGCACGCCGCGCCGGAGTCCGAGCTGGCGCGGCTGCTCGACGTCCGGGTCCCGGAGCTGGTCGCCTACCAGGACGAGCGGTACGCGCGGGCGTACGCGGAGTTCGTCGAGCGGGTGCGGGTGCTGGAGGACGGGCCGACGGAGATCACCGAAGCGGTCGCGAAGCACCTGTACAAGCTGATGGCCTACAAGGACGAGTACGAGGTCGCGCGGCTGTCGCTGGACCCGGCGTTCACGGCGGACCTCGAGGAGCAGTTCGGCGAGGGCACGAAGTACGCCTACCGCCTGCACCCACCGGTCCTGCGGGCGCTCGGCATGAAGCGCAAGATCAGTCTGGGCCCGTGGTTCCGCCCGGCGTTCCGGCTGCTGCACGCACTGCGGCGGCTGCGCGGCACCCGGTTCGACCCGTTCGGCCGCGCCGAGGTGCGGCGGGTCGAGCGCGAGCTGATCGAGGACTACCGCACCACGGTGCTCGAAGCCTTCCAGGCCTCCGACGCCGACCGGGCCCGGGTCCTGGCGCTGGCCGAGCTGCCGGACCTCGTCCGCGGCTACGAGGACGTCAAGCTGGCGAACGTCGCCCGGTACCGCGAGAAGCAGGCCGAGGTCCTCACGCTCGTAGACAGCTCACGCTCGTAAGTAGCTCAGCATCGCCTGGGCTTCGTCGGGGACGCGCAGCTTCGCGCTGACGTCCCCGGCGTGCTGCCGGGCGGCCGTGGTGCCGATGCCGAGCAGCCGCCCGATCGTCGGCACCGAGTGGCCTTCGGCCAGCAGCGCGACGACCTCGCGTTCGCGCGCGGTGAGCGTCGCGACCGGGTCGCCGGGGCGCGGCCGGGCCAGCTGGACGGCGACGACGTCGCGGTCCAGCACCGTGCCGCCGGCGGCGACGCGCTTGAGGGCGTCGAGGAACTCGTCCGGCTTCCCGACCCGCTCCTTGAGCAGGTACCCGGCGCCGCCCCCGCCGGCGGCCAGCAGGTCGCCGGCGTAGCCGTCCTCGACGAACGCCGAGAGCGCGAGGATCGCCAGCCCGGGGGCGAGCCGGCGCGCTTCCAGGGCGGCCCGCAGGCCCTCGTCGGTGAACGTCGGCGGCATCCGGACGTCGACGACGGCCAGGTCCGGGTCCGCCATCTCGACGGCGGCCAGCAGGTCACCGGGGTGGTCGACGGCGGCGGCGACGTCGAACCCTTCGCTGCGCAGGAGCAGTACCAGCCCCTCCCGCAGCAGGGCGTCCTCTTCCGCGATCACGATCCGCACGACGGCTGCCTCCTCGCCTCCACGTCCTCTCCCTGCCTGGATGCACGGATCGGGCGGCGGAACCGTTCAGCCGATGCCCGTGGTCCGGAACCGGGCCCGGTAGTCGCTCGGTGTCACGCCTAGGCCGCGCGCGAAGGCGCGTCGCAGCGTCTCGACGGACCCGAAGCCGGATCGCCTGGCCACGACGTCCAGGGGCTCGGTCGTGCGCTCCAGCTGCTGCTGGGCGGATTCCAGCCGCACCTGCTCGACGAACCGCGCGGGCGTGCGGCCGAGTTCTTCGCGGAACAGGCGCGTCAGGTGCCGCGCG
This genomic window from Amycolatopsis mongoliensis contains:
- a CDS encoding cyclase family protein yields the protein MSLLDGLSKALGDGSIEIVDLTAPLSESTPILQLPEPFANTIPFRLEEISRYDERGPRWYWNDIHTGEHTGTHLDAPVHWVSGKDGHDVSQVPLKTLVAPAVVLDFSARAAEDPDFLLSVDDVRAWTAEHGPLPDGGWLLYRTGWDTRSADQAEFLNADESGSHSPGVSPECARWLAEETPITGLGVETVGTDAGQAPGLEPMFPCHELLLGAGKHGLTQLRNLATLPPTGTLLVVSPLPIVGGSGSPARVLALVER
- a CDS encoding thiamine pyrophosphate-binding protein, which produces MNVAGLVGRTLAGLGAGTAFGVVGSGNFEVTNALRAGGVRFVAARHEGGAASMADAYARMSGKVSVLSLHQGCGLTNAVTGITEAAKSRTPMLVLAADSAGASVLSNFRIDQDGLATAVGAVPERVHSAASAVADTVRAFRTARQQRRTVVLNLPLDVQAQPAPEPPDALPAIPGPAPLRPDAAAVAELADLLAAAERPVFVAGRGARGSREPVRDLASRCGALLATSAVAHGLFHGDPFALGISGGFASPAAAELIVGADLVVGWGCALNMWTTRHGKLLSPHAKLVQVDVEQSALGAHRPVDLGVVGDVARTATDVLAVAKEQQGYRTGEVAARIAAGRWNDVDHDDLSRGGRIDPRTLSKLLDELLPAERIVSIDSGNFMGYPSAYLSVPDEQGFCFTQAFQSIGLGLGTAIGAALARPDRLPVLGTGDGGFHMALSELDTAVRLGLPLVVVVYNDAAYGAEIHHFGDADMTTVRFPDSDLAAIGRGFGADGVTVRSAEDLFAVRDWLAGPRSGPLVIDAKIADDGGSWWLAEAFRH
- a CDS encoding Lrp/AsnC family transcriptional regulator, which codes for MTEELLDATDHEILGLLREDARRTLSDIAGRVTLSTAAVKRRIDRLRETGVITGFTVQVDHAKLGWGIEAFTELRFVGNTKVAEILRTTTRMPEAQAVFTIAGDPDALVWLRVRDMAHLQKTIDEIRRHHQVTGTKTLIALESWARGT
- a CDS encoding indolepyruvate ferredoxin oxidoreductase family protein translates to MDAKEARAVETFTLDDRYLREAGTVHLTGVQALVRLLFDRVRHDRAHGGDPAVFVSGYEGSPLAGYDLELGRRAKLLEKHDVVHRPGLNEELAATSVMGSQLVAGAGGRRGVTGFWYGKAPGLDRASDALRHANLAGTDPRGGAVALVGDDPNAKSSTVPCASELALADLAIPILYPADSQDVLDLGMHAVELSRAAGVWTSLKIVANVADASGTATVGPQWTAPEIAKAYRHTPTSRLLGTSLAELERSLFTVRLPLVLDYLRAAGINRITARGPADRIGIVSAGKSYLDLQQALRALGLDAEALAKHGIRVLKLGAIHPLEPGIVREFADGLDEIVVVEEKRSFVETALKEILYGVPGAPAITGKKDRAGRTLFTELGELDPDAVATGLARRLPAGIPSVDAWRGRRRRERISVPLLARTPYFCSGCPHNSSTKVPEGTLVGGGIGCHTMALFMEPDQVGTVLGVTQMGGEGTQWIGMAPFVEAEHFVQNIGDGTFTHSGSLAVRAAVAAGVNITYKLLYNSAVAMTGGQDAVGGLPVEKVAELLLVEGVKRVVITSDAPARLRRRKLPAGVEVRDRTELLATQEELAGIKGVTVLIHEQECAAEKRRKRRRGKQETPATRVVINERVCEGCGDCGTKSNCLSVQPVATEFGRKTAIHQSSCNVDYSCLAGDCPSFVTVVPTGKKQRRKLGELAADAVPAPPAAAKDFTVRITGIGGTGVVTVTQILATAAVLDGRHVRTLDQTGLAQKGGAVVSDLKVTAEPVEQAPKLAAGECDLYLACDALVGADAANLAVADASRTTAVVSTTEVPTGRMVVDTTVAFPSPGSVLAPLEAAAARTVSLDARGLAEELFDDDQFANVLQLGAAFQTGAIGLPAEVIERAIELNGTAVAANLQAFRRGRQLVADLGALTTSPAPARPVAQPAARELVHAAPESELARLLDVRVPELVAYQDERYARAYAEFVERVRVLEDGPTEITEAVAKHLYKLMAYKDEYEVARLSLDPAFTADLEEQFGEGTKYAYRLHPPVLRALGMKRKISLGPWFRPAFRLLHALRRLRGTRFDPFGRAEVRRVERELIEDYRTTVLEAFQASDADRARVLALAELPDLVRGYEDVKLANVARYREKQAEVLTLVDSSRS
- a CDS encoding response regulator; amino-acid sequence: MRIVIAEEDALLREGLVLLLRSEGFDVAAAVDHPGDLLAAVEMADPDLAVVDVRMPPTFTDEGLRAALEARRLAPGLAILALSAFVEDGYAGDLLAAGGGGAGYLLKERVGKPDEFLDALKRVAAGGTVLDRDVVAVQLARPRPGDPVATLTAREREVVALLAEGHSVPTIGRLLGIGTTAARQHAGDVSAKLRVPDEAQAMLSYLRA